In a single window of the Acyrthosiphon pisum isolate AL4f chromosome X, pea_aphid_22Mar2018_4r6ur, whole genome shotgun sequence genome:
- the LOC107882938 gene encoding kelch-like protein 3 gives MFNQSDTSPKCYTEWYDPATKLREKAPGINDCRFTAGLSVIRDQFVFAVGGVNESCSQSVSMLDVSLQSPSWVPMADMVVKRGQLGVGVLDDCIYAVGGGDPNYSLDSVEVFDVGIQKWRLVASMSTERCDLGVGVLNNRLYAVGGADSKFCLKSVEYYDPAFDTWTLVADMSVNRHGVGVGVLDSLLYAIGGYGNKKYLKSVEVYRPSDGVWSSVADMEICRFRPGVVALDGPLYVMGGESDESSYNDTVRIYNPKTNT, from the exons atgttcaacCAGTCTGATACATCGCCAAAGTGCTATACAGAATGGTATGACCCAGCAACCAAACTACGTGAGAAAGCACCAGGAATAAATGATTGTCGTTTCACTGCTGGTCTAAGCGTAATTAGAGATCAATTTGTGTTTGCTGTGGGAGGTGTGAATGAGTCATGTTCACAATCTGTTAGTATGCTTGATGTTTCTTTACAATCTCCATCTTGGGTTCCTATGGCCGACATGGTAGTAAAACGAGGACAATTAGGAGTTGGTGTATTGGATGATTGTATATATGCA GTTGGTGGAGGAGATCCCAACTATTCATTAGATAGTGTTGAGGTTTTTGATGTCGGTATTCAAAAATGGAGATTGGTAGCTAGTATGTCTACTGAAAGATGTGATTTGGGTGTTGGTGTACTCAATAATCGTTTATACGcg GTTGGAGGTGCTGATAgtaaattttgtttgaaatctGTGGAATATTATGATCCCGCTTTTGACACATGGACACTAGTTGCAGATATGTCTGTAAACCGTCATGGTGTTGGTGTAGGAGTCTTAGACAGTCTTTTGTATGCTATTGGTGGCTATGGTAATAAAAAGTATCTTAAAAGTGTTGAGGTTTATAGACCGAGTGATGGAGTTTGGTCTTCTGTAGCTGATATGGAAATTTGCCGATTTCGCCccg GAGTAGTGGCATTAGATGGTCCATTGTATGTTATGGGTGGAGAATCCGATGAATCTAGCTATAATGATACTGTAAGAATTTACAACCCCAAAACCAATACTTAA
- the LOC115033311 gene encoding kelch-like protein 3, translated as MEHVRLPIIASRPDILLNIVNEPLLKDNLKCKDFVIEAFHFILQKSAQYFTIPQTIRCKPRQFGDSEKV; from the exons ATGGAACACGTACGTTTGCCCATAATAGCATCTAggcctgatatattattaaatatagtaaacgAACCTCTTCTAAAGGATAAtcttaaat gtAAAGATTTTGTAATTGAAGCTTTTCATTTTATTCTTCAAAAATCAGCTCAGTATTTCACTATTCCACAAACAATTCGTTGTAAACCAAGGCAGTTTGGTGATTCAGAAAAAGTATGA